From Cucumis melo cultivar AY chromosome 1, USDA_Cmelo_AY_1.0, whole genome shotgun sequence, a single genomic window includes:
- the LOC103497571 gene encoding oleoyl-acyl carrier protein thioesterase 1, chloroplastic: MLKIPCNVTDQIHLLSQCRFLPPSPPLFSSSSSSSSSFPRRFPSRPPVLSAIVSDRGEASLHTGSGTLADRLRLGALVEDGLSYKEKFIVRCYEVGINKTATVETIANLLQEVGCNHAQSVGFSTDGFATTPTMRKLHLIWVTARMHIEIYKYPAWSDVVEIETWCQGEGRIGTRRDWILKDYATGQVIGRATSKWVMMNQDTRRLQKVSDDVRDEYLVYCPRDLRLAFPEENNSSLKKIPKLEDPGHYSRHGLMPRRADLDMNQHVNNVTYIGWVLESMPQEIINSHELQTITLDYRRECQQDDIVDSLTSVEEVENGGEAVPELNGTNGYISGDKQDTRQFLHLLRLSSDGLEINRGRTEWRKKQQRRG, encoded by the exons ATGTTGAAGATCCCTTGCAATGTGACTGACCAAATCCACCTCCTCTCTCAATGTAGATTCCTTCCTCCTTCTCCTCCtctcttctcctcctcctcctcctcctcctcctcctttcCTCGCCGTTTCCCTAGTAGACCTCCCGTTCTCTCTGCTATTGTCTCCGATAGAGGTGAAGCTTCTCTTCACACTGGTTCTGGAACCTTGGCGGATCGCCTTCGCCTTGGAGCCTTGGTTGAAGATGGACTCTCTTATAAGGAGAAATTCATTGTCCGATGTTATGAGGTTGGAATCAATAAGACCGCTACTGTTGAAACTATTGCTAATCTCTTGCAG GAGGTTGGTTGCAACCATGCTCAGAGTGTTGGATTTTCCACGGATGGTTTTGCCACAACCCCCACCATGAGGAAGTTACATCTCATATGGGTAACAGCACGCATGCACATTGAAATTTACAAATATCCAGCGTG GAGTGATGTGGTTGAAATTGAGACATGGTGTCAAGGGGAAGGGAGAATTGGAACTAGACGTGATTGGATACTTAAAGATTATGCCACTGGTCAAGTTATAGGAAGAGCAACAAG TAAATGGGTGATGATGAACCAAGACACTAGACGGCTTCAGAAAGTTAGTGATGATGTTCGTGATGAATATTTGGTTTACTGCCCACGTGATCTCAG GTTAGCATTTCCTGAGGAGAACAATAGTAGCTTGAAGAAAATTCCAAAACTGGAAGACCCTGGTCACTATTCCAGACATGGACTAATG CCTAGGAGGGCAGACTTGGACATGAATCAGCATGTCAATAACGTCACCTACATTGGATGGGTTCTGGAG AGTATGCCTCAAGAAATCATCAATAGCCATGAACTTCAGACAATCACATTAGACTATAGACGAGAATGTCAACAAGACGATATCGTGGATTCCCTTACGAGCGTGGAGGAAGTTGAGAATGGAGGCGAAGCAGTTCCAGAGCTTAATGGAACAAATGGTTACATTTCCGGTGACAAACAAGACACCCGTCAGTTTCTGCATCTTCTAAGATTGTCCAGTGATGGACTAGAAATCAACCGAGGGCGCACCGAGTGGAGAAAGAAACAACAAAGACGAGGGTAA
- the LOC103497570 gene encoding uncharacterized protein LOC103497570 yields MVREERVESFYTKLRDSVASSSLSPLLIFPSTSDVDSLCALKIIFKVLESDSVRYACYPVSSFQEIHKYAGPSLTSLSADPISILLINWGCHRDLRKVLSLGPAARVFVVDSHRPIHLHNLSSENEQVVVLYTKDDELQADLAYDFDVSALANASDLNSDDEIDDVSDSDDDNDSESDEEGRRGSRKRRRVDKENEEDPVQLYRKLKRGYYQMGTFHGRPSGCVMYDLSHSLRKNTNELLWLACVSLTDQFVHERLTDERYQAGVMELEQHINSSGNLNAVNSVTLKDGTKIRAPDASRITYDDEPRLMLLQEWNLFDSMICSSYIATKLKTWSDNGMKKLKLLLARMGFALVDCQQKFQYMNIEVKRKMKDEFERYLPEYGLTDFYYRSFLRLHGYSSKVSAADVVYGVTALLESFVKADGSSASKQFGVAYDALSLNNLDKLKAGMQQAIKVQRSILRQGSSAITKSGCIRSGRKFRWVKLEDSVDTKLLGYPQALTKFCYFIMDALKERGARMKPLLCACLSQEPDKVLIVGVCGKPRLGASHGNAFGRAFRDAAEEISSEFFHEMFESSWILLEKTSVNSFMVRLTQKL; encoded by the coding sequence ATGGTGAGGGAAGAACGTGTTGAATCGTTTTACACTAAACTTCGTGACTCTGTCGCGTCTTCTTCTTTGTCTCCTCTTCTTATTTTTCCTTCCACTTCTGATGTAGACTCGCTCTGTgcattgaaaattatttttaaagttCTTGAGTCTGATTCTGTTCGATACGCTTGTTACCCTGTGTCTTCTTTTCAAGAAATTCATAAATATGCTGGCCCTAGTTTGACTTCCTTGTCTGCTGATCCGATTTCGATTCTTTTGATTAATTGGGGATGTCATCGAGATCTTAGGAAGGTTTTGAGTTTAGGTCCGGCTGCCCGTGTGTTTGTTGTTGATAGTCATCGCCCGATCCATCTTCATAATCTGAGTAGTGAGAATGAACAAGTGGTTGTGCTTTATACGAAAGACGACGAGCTCCAGGCTGATTTGGCTTATGATTTTGATGTCTCTGCTTTGGCAAATGCAAGCGATTTGAACAGTGATGATGAGATTGATGATGTATCGGATAGTGATGACGACAATGATAGCGAAAGTGATGAAGAAGGCAGGCGTGGGTCGAGGAAGAGGAGGAGAGTTGATAAGGAAAATGAAGAGGATCCTGTTCAGCTCTATAGGAAATTGAAAAGGGGATACTATCAAATGGGTACCTTCCATGGTAGGCCGTCAGGGTGTGTGATGTATGATCTGTCACATTCTTTGAGGAAGAACACGAATGAATTACTATGGCTGGCTTGTGTGTCTTTAACGGATCAGTTTGTACATGAAAGATTGACGGATGAGAGGTATCAAGCTGGGGTTATGGAGCTCGAACAACACATTAACAGTTCAGGAAACTTGAATGCTGTCAATTCTGTTACTCTTAAAGATGGCACCAAGATCCGAGCCCCTGATGCATCTAGAATTACTTATGACGATGAACCCAGATTAATGCTCTTGCAGGAGTGGAATTTGTTTGATTCAATGATTTGTTCTTCATACATTGCAACCAAGTTAAAGACATGGAGTGACAATGGAATGAAGAAGCTCAAATTGCTTCTAGCACGTATGGGGTTTGCACTTGTGGACTGCCAACAAAAGTTCCAATACATGAATATTGAAGTGAAACGAAAGATGAAGGACGAATTCGAGCGATACCTTCCTGAATATGGCCTAACCGATTTCTACTACAGAAGTTTCTTGAGGTTACATGGTTATAGCTCAAAAGTGTCAGCAGCAGATGTGGTATATGGGGTCACTGCATTGCTCGAGTCCTTTGTCAAAGCAGATGGTTCTAGTGCTTCCAAGCAGTTTGGAGTGGCTTATGACGCATTGTCATTGAACAATCTTGATAAGCTCAAAGCTGGAATGCAGCAGGCAATCAAAGTCCAGAGATCAATCCTTAGACAGGGGAGCTCTGCAATTACAAAGAGTGGCTGCATAAGAAGTGGGAGAAAATTTCGTTGGGTGAAGCTTGAAGATTCTGTAGACACCAAATTGTTGGGATATCCTCAAGCACTCACGAAATTTTGCTACTTTATAATGGATGCTTTGAAAGAGAGAGGAGCAAGAATGAAGCCTTTGCTATGTGCTTGCTTATCTCAAGAGCCGGACAAAGTACTGATTGTTGGAGTTTGTGGAAAGCCTAGACTCGGAGCATCACATGGCAATGCATTTGGTAGAGCTTTTCGAGACGCGGCTGAGGAAATTAGCTCGGAGTTTTTCCATGAGATGTTTGAGTCTTCATGGATTCTTCTTGAAAAAACTTCAGTGAACTCTTTCATGGTTAGATTGACTCAGAAACTGTAA